Proteins from one Erpetoichthys calabaricus chromosome 11, fErpCal1.3, whole genome shotgun sequence genomic window:
- the LOC127529629 gene encoding uncharacterized protein LOC127529629, with translation MVGQAAQMPNISHLVEAVCVQLSRIHPEGTTISGVRVNRWAAVMRDYICIQENILTNPVLVAQTRIQLFPLNQRTLAQWHYTRTRELVRRALEMAVPQPTSSALASEPTPTVRPRPTGPELSAAQPLQFHNPPDLSGQATQRRRGPVDVAPAIIGHPPEPHEAPVTQPLSPPADTATAPLPSPPAGPSVPRTTAWRRKKKEEADELARQQGNPPKQRKKIENYICKCCGRPKTKEFGHSQFGGEFFCSTSAGKTIQEWLEEKRREKKNHAGGDSH, from the exons ATGGTCGGCCAAGCCGCACAGATGCCAAACATCAGCCACCTTGTGGAGGCCGTTTGTGTACAGCTGTCCAGGATTCACCCCGAAGGAACCACCATCAGCGGCGTGAGGGTGAACCGCTGGGCAGCTGTGATGCGGGATTACATCTGCATCCAGGAAAATATCCTGACAAATCCGGTACTCGTGGCCCAGACACGTATCCAGTTATTCCCCCTCAATCAGCGCACCCTGGCACAATG GCACTACACTCGCACCAGGGAGCTGGTACGGCGGGCTCTGGAGATGGCCGTGCCACAGCCAACCAGCTCGGCCCTTGCTTCAGAGCCCACCCCTACCGTTCGACCACGACCCACGGGCCCCGAGCTGTCCGCTGCACAACCACTACAATTCCATAACCCGCCTGACCTATCTGGTCAGGCGACGCAGCGACGTCGGGGCCCCGTGGATGTGGCACCAGCCATCATTGGGCACCCCCCCGAGCCACATGAAGCACCCGTCACCCAGCCACTCTCCCCGCCGGCTGACACTGCCACTGCTCCGCTTCCATCGCCGCCGGCAGGACCCTCAGTACCCCGCACCACTGCCTGGCGGCGAAAGAAAAAGGAGGAGGCGGACGAGCTGGCACGACAGCAAGGAAAcccccccaagcaacggaaaAAGATCGAAAATTACATTTGCAAGTGCTGTGGCCGTCCTAAAACAAAAGAGTTCGGCCACAGCCAATTTGGGGGGGAATTCTTTTGCTCCACCTCAGCCGGCAAAACTATACAGGAGTGGCTGGAGGAAAAGAGGAGGGAGAAGAAAAATCATGCTGGGGGGGATAGCCATTAA
- the LOC127529631 gene encoding uncharacterized protein LOC127529631 yields the protein MPYHMWGYKLSCTACSHRLSGAGLYRTVRRVLDTDGWYFMATEYLECRRCKKKVAGWSQDILDQLHCTHRDQFPAILTYRLSCDKKLIGQMRERTLGNGATRLRKYLLEEHGKTWLERSRLFMFAVTKFITPGAEAPTTPPLPQMTPVPGTKWLLSIYARVVASRLDETKARITSIFGSILKMDSTKKVIKKLAGATAGTAAWVTNVGNEHGQILISVLTAAEGAGLHPMATGLMRRYRDASVSPPLVLYVDRDCCSHGGPCKVSLLFNQWDQLVVRLDVWHLMRRFAAGVTTESHPLYSLFMARLSFCIFEWDQGDVARLRQAKAGEAGERSPRLRLRKDPTKGAGPQLPPPHTWGGGDGPAHRRDAGGLRGRH from the exons ATGCCGTACCACATGTGGGGCTACAAGCTGTCCTGCACGGCGTGCAGCCACAGGTTGTCGGGAGCCGGACTCTACAGGACCGTCCGGAGGGTCCTGGACACAGATGGATGGTACTTTATGGCCACGGAGTACCTGGAGTGCCGGCGCTGCAAGAAGAAGGTGGCGGGCTGGTCGCAGGATATCTTGGATCAGCTGCACTGCACCCATCGGGATCAGTTTCCAGCTATCCTGACTTACAG ATTATCCTGCGACAAAAAGCTGATCGGGCAGATGCGTGAGCGCACGCTGGGCAACGGGGCCACCCGGCTGCGCAAATATCTGCTCGAGGAGCACGGCAAGACCTGGTTGGAGCGGTCCAGACTGTTCATGTTCGCGGTCACCAAGTTCATTACACCGGGTGCCGAGGCACCTACGACTCCGCCTCTACCGCAGATGACCCCGGTGCCCGGTACAAAGTGGTTGCTGTCCATCTATGCCAGGGTGGTGGCTTCGAGGCTAGATGAGACCAAGGCCCGGATCacctccatctttggctcaatcCTGAAGATGGACTCAACAAAGAAG GTGATCAAGAAACTAGCTGGTGCCACGGCAGGAACGGCAGCCTGGGTGACCAACGTGGGGAACGAGCACGGCCAGATCTTGATCAGCGTCCTCACTGCAGCCGAGGGCGCTGGCCTGCACCCCATGGCCACCGGGCTGATGCGGCGATACCGTGATGCCAGTGTGTCCCCGCCTCTGGTCCTGTATGTGGACCGAGACTGCTGTTCCCACGGGGGACCCTGCAAGGTGTCCCTCTTATTCAACCAGTGGGATCAGCTGGTGGTGCGGCTCGACGTGTGGCACCTGATGCGACGCTTTGCAGCGGGTGTCACCACGGAGAGCCACCCACTGTACAGCCTCTTCATGGCGCGTCTCTCGTTCTGCATCTTTGAGTGGGACCAGGGAGACGTCGCCAGGCTGCGACAGGCCAAGGCTGGCGAGGCCGGGGAACGATCCCCGAGGCTCCGGCTACGGAAGGATCCCACTAAAGGAGCTGGCCCGCAACTGCCGCCGCCGCACACGTGGGGCGGAGGAGACGGGCCGGCTCATCGACGAGATGCTGGAGGCCTTCGGGGACGCCACTGA
- the LOC127529656 gene encoding uncharacterized protein LOC127529656, with protein sequence MVREQARRRVRAAGGDPGDSKLVRSASELQFGQYRGQTFKWLLTHDLGYAVMVLATHLRERKDGQVSDSPLASNKNALESYAWLFPDVKKAIHRHQERDGSARTLDEGKRLVGFGQHGHLTFEALYDTEDREAKSYIKWLRRQTTKVGTKMHALQLYVQQRDEAKAAATSSLPKTTTVAPTASLSAAASVIEIPDDVLLSASMELEAASTSQSATSGGPLPSQHSQPTADPGKQPSQTLSVARREVS encoded by the exons ATGGTCAGGGAGCAGGCCAGGAGACGGGTGCGGGCAGCAGGTGGTGACCCCGGGGACTCCAAGCTGGTGCGCAGCGCCAGCGAGCTCCAGTTTGGACAGTACCGGGGTCAGACTTTTAAATGGTTGCTGACCCATGACCTCGGCTATGCCGTCATGGTGTTGGCAACCCACCTGAGGGAGCGCAAAGATGGCCAGGTGTCGGATAGCCCGCTGGCGAGCAATAAAAACGCCCTGGAGTCCTACGCCTGGCTCTTCCCCGACGTGAAGAAGGCCATCCATCGTCACCAGGAGAGAGACGGGTCGGCCAGGACTCTGGACGAGGGCAAGAGGCTCGTCGGCTTCGGCCAACACGGACACCTGACGTTTGAGGCCCTTTACGATACAGAAGATCGGGAGGCCAAGAG TTACATCAAATGGCTCCGGCGCCAGACCACCAAAGTCGGGACCAAGATGCATGCACTCCAGCTGTATGTGCAGCAGAGAGACGAGGCGAAGGCGGCAGCAACCTCTTCCCTTCCCAAAACCACCACTGTTGCCCCCACcgcctctctctctgcagcagccTCCGTCATCGAGATTCCCGATGACGTGCTGCTGTCGGCCAGCATGGAGTTGGAGGCTG CATCTACCTCCCAGTCTGCAACCAGTGGAGGGCCCTTGCCATCCCAGCACTCCCAACCGACGGCTGATCCGGGAAAGCAGCCTTCACAAACGCTGTCCGTAGCCAGGAGAGAGGTGAGTTAA
- the LOC127529630 gene encoding uncharacterized protein LOC127529630, whose product MGIPLLDRAKIQEIWKTQRRHLHCIQDPPGMHLYMQTGQLVKGGITLPVFRCGRGSTSLESFHLHLDRFIPGTSASAAHFQAYLLEGLARWNEDRAAQAVEEGDRDIVCYSGQLQHSVNELSDIVYRMKLVDDYTRPAKYTGELIGIQYLFSQTGRVLEEVMGRDPDAPDGTDTDDDDDSVDEGFKEDEGPVQEPLDNTVFGLEEDFAQQPLSSDKSQSRLAIGASKSGPADQDTSPGDEATQSVSHELVSLSRRVVLYLWNI is encoded by the exons ATGGGTATCCCGCTTTTGGACCGCGCAAAAATACAGGAAATATGGAAAACTCAGAGGCGCCACCTCCACTGCATCCAGGACCCACCCGGCATGCACCTGTACATGCAGACCGGGCAGCTGGTCAAAGGGGGGATCACGCTGCCGGTGTTCAGGTGTGGCCGTGGTTCAACTTCGTTGGAGTCGTTCCACCTGCATCTGGACCGCTTCATACCTG GCACTTCAGCCAGCGCGGCCCACTTTCAGGCCTATCTGCTGGAAGGCCTGGCGCGGTGGAACGAGGACCGTGCGGCACAAGCAGTGGAGGAAGGAGACCGTGATATCGTCTGCTACAGTGGCCAACTCCAGCACTCCGTCAACGAGCTGAGCGACATTGTATATCGCATGAAGCTGGTTGACGATTACACCCGGCCTGCGAAGTACACTG GTGAGCTCATAGGTATCCAGTACCTATTTTCGCAGACCGGTCGAGTGCTGGAGGAAGTGATGGGCAGGGATCCCGACGCTCCGGATGGGACCGATACAGACGACGACGATGACAGTGTCGACGAGGGCTTCAAAGAGGACGAGGGGCCGGTGCAGGAACCTCTGGACAACACCGTCTTCGGCCTTGAGGAGGACTTCGCCCAACAACCGTTGTCGTCTGACAAGTCCCAGTCGCGCCTTGCCATCGGCGCCTCAAAGTCTGGGCCAGCCGACCAGGACACCTCCCCTGGAGACGAGGCCACTCAAAGCGTGTCCCACGAGCTGGTAAGTCTCTCCCGACGAGTTGTGCTATACCTGTGGAATATCTGA